Proteins from one Coffea arabica cultivar ET-39 chromosome 8c, Coffea Arabica ET-39 HiFi, whole genome shotgun sequence genomic window:
- the LOC113722456 gene encoding beta-carotene isomerase D27, chloroplastic-like isoform X6: MVVLTSFQAVQVHNQAAAIKCGYHPRLRLKNGTVSIRCGIAEPSGEPAPVGQKTKYKDGFFEKAFMTLFARKMEKFAAKSNKDGTPVEKKGWFDYDYESFVDVSKRVIQGRNRTQQQQVVREVLLSMLPPGAPAQFRKLFPPTRWACEFNATITVPFFDWLVGPSEVVEVEVNGVKQRSGVRIKKCRYLENSGCVGMCVNMCKIPTQDFFTDEFGLPLTMTPNFEDMSCEMVYGQAPPPFEDDPASKQPCFADICSLANPNSSVCPKLQT; the protein is encoded by the exons ATGGTGGTTCTAACAAGTTTTCAAGCAGTCCAAGTCCATAACCAAGCAGCAGCAATTAAGTGTGGTTACCACCCAAGACTACGCCTTAAAAATGGAACTGTTAGCATAAGGTGTGGGATTGCAGAGCCATCAGGAGAGCCAGCACCAGTTGGGCAGAAGACAAAATACAAGGATGGTTTCTTTGAGAAGGCTTTCATGACGCTCTTCGCCCGcaaaatggagaaatttgcTGCCAAATCCAACAAAGATGGGACGCCAGTAGAGAAGAAGGGTTGGTTTGATTATGACTATGAAAGCTTTGTGGACGTCTCTAAGAGAGTGATTCAAGGTAGGAATCGCACGCAACAGCAGCAAGTGGTTCGAGAGGTGCTCTTGTCCATGCTTCCTCCTGGTGCTCCTGCTCag TTCAGGAAGCTTTTTCCACCCACGAGATGGGCCTGTGAATTCAATGCCACTATAACAGTACCCTTCTTCGACTGGCTAGTTGGGCCCTCGGAG GTCGTGGAAGTGGAGGTAAATGGAGTAAAGCAAAGAAGTGGAGTGCGCATAAAGAAATGCAG GTATTTGGAGAACAGCGGGTGCGTAGGAATGTGCGTTAACATGTGCAAAATACCCACACAAGACTTCTTCACCGACGAATTTGGGCTTCCATTAACCATGACCCCAA ATTTCGAAGATATGAGCTGTGAGATGGTGTACGGGCAGGCTCCACCGCCATTTGAAGATGACCCGGCATCCAAACAACCTTGTTTTGCAGATATTT GCTCTTTGGCAAATCCCAATTCGAGCGTCTGTCCCAAGCTGCAAACCTAA
- the LOC113722407 gene encoding uncharacterized protein produces MNRKLTRPVSDQEISQAVNSMHPNKSPRPDEGLSAILRRANRQGSMYGIKIANEAPSLSHLLFTDDLLIFCRAKVGEAVQLMKVLEDYGRASEQLINKDKSSIFFSKNVKGRKNEEVLKELEGMREVHQSKYLRFPMIIRRSKRQVFEFIRQKTVKKTWRLEGKTPEPSRQGDSIEVCHPSSSSTCYVLLQGTKDIV; encoded by the exons ATGAACAGAAAGTTGACAAGACCAGTCTCAGATCAGGAAATCAGTCAGGCAGTGAATTCCATGCATCCAAACAAGTCTCCTAGACCAGATG AAGGTTTGTCTGCTATACTAAGGAGAGCTAATAGACAGGGTAGCATGTATGGAATAAAGATTGCTAATGAAGCTCCTAGTTTGTCTCACCTCTTATTTACAGATGATTTGCTAATTTTCTGTAGAGCTAAGGTGGGTGAGGCTGTGCAGCTGATGAAGGTTCTGGAAGACTATGGAAGAGCATCAGAACAGCTGATAAACAAGGATAAGTCCTCTATCTTTTTTAGTAAAAATGTCaaaggaaggaaaaatgaagaggtaCTTAAAGAGCTGGAAGGTATGAGAGAGGTCCATCAGAGCAAATACTTAAGATTTCCTATGATCATAAGAAGATCAAAGAGACAGGTATTTGAGTTCATTAGGCAGAAAACAGTAAAAAAAACTTGGAGGTTGGAAGGAAAAACTCCTGAGCCAAGCAGGCAAGGAGATTCTATTGAAGTCTGTCATCCTAGCTCTTCCAGCACATGTTATGTCTTGCTACAAGGTACCAAAGACATTGTGTAA
- the LOC113722456 gene encoding beta-carotene isomerase D27, chloroplastic-like isoform X1 encodes MVVLTSFQAVQVHNQAAAIKCGYHPRLRLKNGTVSIRCGIAEPSGEPAPVGQKTKYKDGFFEKAFMTLFARKMEKFAAKSNKDGTPVEKKGWFDYDYESFVDVSKRVIQGRNRTQQQQVVREVLLSMLPPGAPAQFRKLFPPTRWACEFNATITVPFFDWLVGPSEVVEVEVNGVKQRSGVRIKKCRYLENSGCVGMCVNMCKIPTQDFFTDEFGLPLTMTPSSVYIYFEDMSCEMVYGQAPPPFEDDPASKQPCFADICKHQLLKALWQIPIRASVPSCKPNRNSSYFFSGKCFFSQGAVTMARHSKVTEKDQTRRNCLFEL; translated from the exons ATGGTGGTTCTAACAAGTTTTCAAGCAGTCCAAGTCCATAACCAAGCAGCAGCAATTAAGTGTGGTTACCACCCAAGACTACGCCTTAAAAATGGAACTGTTAGCATAAGGTGTGGGATTGCAGAGCCATCAGGAGAGCCAGCACCAGTTGGGCAGAAGACAAAATACAAGGATGGTTTCTTTGAGAAGGCTTTCATGACGCTCTTCGCCCGcaaaatggagaaatttgcTGCCAAATCCAACAAAGATGGGACGCCAGTAGAGAAGAAGGGTTGGTTTGATTATGACTATGAAAGCTTTGTGGACGTCTCTAAGAGAGTGATTCAAGGTAGGAATCGCACGCAACAGCAGCAAGTGGTTCGAGAGGTGCTCTTGTCCATGCTTCCTCCTGGTGCTCCTGCTCag TTCAGGAAGCTTTTTCCACCCACGAGATGGGCCTGTGAATTCAATGCCACTATAACAGTACCCTTCTTCGACTGGCTAGTTGGGCCCTCGGAG GTCGTGGAAGTGGAGGTAAATGGAGTAAAGCAAAGAAGTGGAGTGCGCATAAAGAAATGCAG GTATTTGGAGAACAGCGGGTGCGTAGGAATGTGCGTTAACATGTGCAAAATACCCACACAAGACTTCTTCACCGACGAATTTGGGCTTCCATTAACCATGACCCCAAgtagtgtatatatat ATTTCGAAGATATGAGCTGTGAGATGGTGTACGGGCAGGCTCCACCGCCATTTGAAGATGACCCGGCATCCAAACAACCTTGTTTTGCAGATATTTGTAAGCACCAACTGCTAAAG GCTCTTTGGCAAATCCCAATTCGAGCGTCTGTCCCAAGCTGCAAACCTAACAGAAACAGCTCCTACTTCTTTTCTGGGAAGTGTTTTTTTAGCCAGGGGGCCGTGACTATGGCGCGACATTCAAAAGTAACAGAAAAAGATCAAACTCGCAGGAATTGTTTGTTTGAACTATAA
- the LOC113722455 gene encoding probable lysophospholipase BODYGUARD 1 isoform X2, with protein MEVKARSRSALLMTGRFLNHLLSLIMFSVLDLLDFALCYLYKVIDFFVEAERKPCYCSSAKEAITSSGKILVSEQGESKKVVCLTSTKLQLEEISDTLYTRPALLSEVSKSTVNRLTANSGAVIQKPDKNTKRGGGGRGTLRSTFTVNSTIVEMLQGKIGAAHQPPHPPMPRWSDCDCKTCNSWASSCKETLYVKVQGATDNVEEDVIFIHGFISSSAFWTETLFPNFSESAKSKYRFIAVDLLGFGRSPKPTDSLYTLREHVEMIERSVLEPHKVKSFHIVAHSLGCILALALSVKHPASVKSLTLLAPPYFPVPRGVEASQYMMRRVAPRRVWPLMAFGASIACWYEHISRTVCLLICKNHRLWDFLTKLLTRNRIRTYLIEGFCCHTHNAAWHTLHNIICGTAGKMEGYLDVVKNRLKCAVTVIHGRDDEVIPVECSYNVQSRVPRAQVKVVENKDHITIVVGRQKAFARELEEIWKISGL; from the exons ATGGAAGTTAAGGCACGGTCTAGATCGGCCCTACTAATGACTGGCAGATTTCTGAACCATTTGCTCAGCTTGATCATGTTCTCTGTTCTAGACCTGCTTGATTTTGCGCTGTGTTACTTGTACAAAGTGATAGATTTTTTCGTGGAGGCAGAACGGAAGCCCTGTTACTGCTCCTCGGCTAAAGAAGCCATCACCAGCAGTGGCAAAATCTTAGTCTCGGAGCAAGGAGAGTCTAAAAAGGTCGTATGCCTGACCTCTACCAAGTTGCAGCTGGAGGAGATCTCCGACACGCTCTACACTCGCCCTGCATTGCTCTCCGAGGTCTCTAAGTCCACCGTCAACCGCCTCACCGCCAACAGCGGCGCCGTCATTCAGAAACCCGACAAGAATACCAAgaggggaggaggaggaagaggaacGCTACGCTCAACGTTCACCGTCAATTCCACCATTGTTGAAATGCTGCAAGGTAAAATCGGGGCGGCCCACCAACCCCCCCATCCTCCCATGCCAAGGTGGTCAGATTGTGATTGTAAAACCTGCAACTCCTGGGCGTCTTCTTGCAAAGAGACCTTATACGTCAAGGTCCAAGGAGCCACAG ATAATGTGGAAGAAGACGTGATATTCATACACGGCTTCATCTCATCTTCAGCATTTTGGACGGAAACATTGTTCCCAAACTTCTCCGAGTCAGCCAAGTCTAAGTATCGATTCATTGCGGTTGATCTGCTTGGTTTTGGAAGGAGCCCTAAGCCAACGGATTCACTCTACACCCTGAGGGAACATGTGGAGATGATTGAGAGGTCGGTTCTGGAGCCACACAAGGTCAAGTCTTTCCACATCGTCGCCCATTCTTTGGGCTGCATCTTGGCTCTGGCACTCTCTGTCAAGCATCCTGCCTCCGTCAAATCCTTAACTCTTCTAGCACCC CCATATTTTCCAGTACCCAGGGGAGTAGAAGCTAGTCAGTACATGATGAGAAGAGTAGCCCCTCGGCGAGTATGGCCACTGATGGCTTTTGGGGCCTCGATTGCTTGTTGGTATGAGCATATTAGCCGAACCGTTTGCCTTCTCATCTGCAAAAACCACCGTCTCTGGGATTTTCTTACCAAATTACTTACCAGAAACAG GATCAGAACATATTTGATTGAGGGATTTTGCTGCCACACACACAATGCTGCGTGGCACACGCTGCACAATATTATTTGCGGGACTGCAGGGAAAATGGAAGGATATTTGGATGTGGTGAAGAACCGGCTGAAATGCGCGGTGACCGTAATTCACGGTCGAGATGATGAAGTCATCCCAGTTGAATGCAGCTACAATGTTCAATCCAGAGTGCCTCGAGCCCAAGTCAAAGTTGTAGAAAACAAAGATCACATCACCATTGTTGTTGGAAGGCAGAAAGCCTTTGCTCGAGAACTCGAGGAGATTTGGAAAATTTCAGGCCTTTAA
- the LOC113722456 gene encoding beta-carotene isomerase D27, chloroplastic-like isoform X2 — protein MVVLTSFQAVQVHNQAAAIKCGYHPRLRLKNGTVSIRCGIAEPSGEPAPVGQKTKYKDGFFEKAFMTLFARKMEKFAAKSNKDGTPVEKKGWFDYDYESFVDVSKRVIQGRNRTQQQQVVREVLLSMLPPGAPAQFRKLFPPTRWACEFNATITVPFFDWLVGPSEVVEVEVNGVKQRSGVRIKKCRYLENSGCVGMCVNMCKIPTQDFFTDEFGLPLTMTPNFEDMSCEMVYGQAPPPFEDDPASKQPCFADICKHQLLKALWQIPIRASVPSCKPNRNSSYFFSGKCFFSQGAVTMARHSKVTEKDQTRRNCLFEL, from the exons ATGGTGGTTCTAACAAGTTTTCAAGCAGTCCAAGTCCATAACCAAGCAGCAGCAATTAAGTGTGGTTACCACCCAAGACTACGCCTTAAAAATGGAACTGTTAGCATAAGGTGTGGGATTGCAGAGCCATCAGGAGAGCCAGCACCAGTTGGGCAGAAGACAAAATACAAGGATGGTTTCTTTGAGAAGGCTTTCATGACGCTCTTCGCCCGcaaaatggagaaatttgcTGCCAAATCCAACAAAGATGGGACGCCAGTAGAGAAGAAGGGTTGGTTTGATTATGACTATGAAAGCTTTGTGGACGTCTCTAAGAGAGTGATTCAAGGTAGGAATCGCACGCAACAGCAGCAAGTGGTTCGAGAGGTGCTCTTGTCCATGCTTCCTCCTGGTGCTCCTGCTCag TTCAGGAAGCTTTTTCCACCCACGAGATGGGCCTGTGAATTCAATGCCACTATAACAGTACCCTTCTTCGACTGGCTAGTTGGGCCCTCGGAG GTCGTGGAAGTGGAGGTAAATGGAGTAAAGCAAAGAAGTGGAGTGCGCATAAAGAAATGCAG GTATTTGGAGAACAGCGGGTGCGTAGGAATGTGCGTTAACATGTGCAAAATACCCACACAAGACTTCTTCACCGACGAATTTGGGCTTCCATTAACCATGACCCCAA ATTTCGAAGATATGAGCTGTGAGATGGTGTACGGGCAGGCTCCACCGCCATTTGAAGATGACCCGGCATCCAAACAACCTTGTTTTGCAGATATTTGTAAGCACCAACTGCTAAAG GCTCTTTGGCAAATCCCAATTCGAGCGTCTGTCCCAAGCTGCAAACCTAACAGAAACAGCTCCTACTTCTTTTCTGGGAAGTGTTTTTTTAGCCAGGGGGCCGTGACTATGGCGCGACATTCAAAAGTAACAGAAAAAGATCAAACTCGCAGGAATTGTTTGTTTGAACTATAA
- the LOC113722409 gene encoding GDSL esterase/lipase At5g41890-like gives MTIMEIPAFCAILVVIQLHVFPCVSFSSFVFGDSLVDAGNNDYLFTLSKADSPPYGIDFLPSGGRPTGRFTNGRTIPDIIGEDLGATSFPPPCLAPNTTSKAIHEGINYASGASGILDQTGTFFIGRLTLKEQIGHFEKSRSYMVNLMGEEKTNEFLSKAIFSITIGSNDILSYFRPSSPFSGDKIVPEVLQDHMVSNLTTQLKRLRGLGARKFVVVGVGPLGCIPYVLATRLIPEGECSIEVNSVVRGYNSKLKEGLNRLNREVGFGAVFVYANSYDVFRRMIQNYHQYGFENGDGPCCGGYFPPFVCFEGKGKTANASSSFLCSDRAKYVFWDAFHPTEAANLIVAEKLLDGDPSVCSPMNIRQLHHTPIIPIHQRS, from the exons ATGACAATAATGGAGATCCCTGCATTTTGCGCCATATTGGTTGTCATCCAATTGCACGTTTTCCCCTGCGTTTCTTTTAGTTCCTTTGTGTTCGGAGACTCATTGGTGGATGCAGGGAACAACGACTACTTGTTTACGCTATCTAAGGCGGATTCTCCACCTTATGGCATCGATTTCCTCCCTTCCGGGGGAAGACCGACCGGAAGGTTTACCAATGGCCGCACAATTCCAGATATAATTG GTGAAGATCTTGGGGCCACGTCATTTCCTCCGCCTTGCCTGGCCCCTAACACTACATCAAAGGCCATTCATGAAGGAATTAATTATGCTTCAGGAGCTTCAGGGATTTTGGACCAAACGGGAACGTTCTTT ATAGGAAGACTGACGCTGAAAGAGCAAATTGGGCATTTTGAAAAGAGTAGGTCATACATGGTGAATCTAATGGGAGAAGAGAAGACCAACGAATTCCTAAGCAAAGCAATCTTCTCCATCACAATTGGATCAAATGATATTCTCAGCTATTTCCGACCATCCTCTCCCTTTTCTGGTGACAAAATAGTTCCAGAAGTGTTGCAAGATCATATGGTTTCCAACTTAACCACGCAGCTTAAG CGACTGCGGGGGTTAGGTGCTCGAAAATTCGTGGTAGTTGGAGTTGGACCTCTTGGATGCATCCCTTATGTCCTTGCCACCCGCCTTATCCCAGAGGGAGAATGTTCGATTGAAGTAAATTCGGTGGTGAGAGGCTACAATAGCAAACTAAAAGAAGGGCTAAATCGACTCAACAGAGAAGTGGGATTTGGAGCTGTATTCGTGTACGCCAATTCCTACGATGTTTTCAGAAGAATGATACAAAATTATCATCAATACG GTTTCGAGAATGGGGATGGTCCCTGTTGTGGTGGCTATTTCCCTCCATTTGTATGCTTCGAAGGAAAGGGGAAGACGGCAAACGCAAGCAGCTCATTTCTGTGCAGTGATCGAGCAAAATATGTGTTCTGGGATGCATTTCATCCAACAGAGGCAGCTAATCTCATAGTCGCAGAGAAGCTGTTAGATGGCGATCCAAGTGTGTGCTCCCCCATGAACATTCGTCAGCTTCACCACACCCCCATCATTCCCATTCACCAACGGAGCTGA
- the LOC113722456 gene encoding beta-carotene isomerase D27, chloroplastic-like isoform X3, with protein MVVLTSFQAVQVHNQAAAIKCGYHPRLRLKNGTVSIRCGIAEPSGEPAPVGQKTKYKDGFFEKAFMTLFARKMEKFAAKSNKDGTPVEKKGWFDYDYESFVDVSKRVIQGRNRTQQQQVVREVLLSMLPPGAPAQVVEVEVNGVKQRSGVRIKKCRYLENSGCVGMCVNMCKIPTQDFFTDEFGLPLTMTPSSVYIYFEDMSCEMVYGQAPPPFEDDPASKQPCFADICKHQLLKALWQIPIRASVPSCKPNRNSSYFFSGKCFFSQGAVTMARHSKVTEKDQTRRNCLFEL; from the exons ATGGTGGTTCTAACAAGTTTTCAAGCAGTCCAAGTCCATAACCAAGCAGCAGCAATTAAGTGTGGTTACCACCCAAGACTACGCCTTAAAAATGGAACTGTTAGCATAAGGTGTGGGATTGCAGAGCCATCAGGAGAGCCAGCACCAGTTGGGCAGAAGACAAAATACAAGGATGGTTTCTTTGAGAAGGCTTTCATGACGCTCTTCGCCCGcaaaatggagaaatttgcTGCCAAATCCAACAAAGATGGGACGCCAGTAGAGAAGAAGGGTTGGTTTGATTATGACTATGAAAGCTTTGTGGACGTCTCTAAGAGAGTGATTCAAGGTAGGAATCGCACGCAACAGCAGCAAGTGGTTCGAGAGGTGCTCTTGTCCATGCTTCCTCCTGGTGCTCCTGCTCag GTCGTGGAAGTGGAGGTAAATGGAGTAAAGCAAAGAAGTGGAGTGCGCATAAAGAAATGCAG GTATTTGGAGAACAGCGGGTGCGTAGGAATGTGCGTTAACATGTGCAAAATACCCACACAAGACTTCTTCACCGACGAATTTGGGCTTCCATTAACCATGACCCCAAgtagtgtatatatat ATTTCGAAGATATGAGCTGTGAGATGGTGTACGGGCAGGCTCCACCGCCATTTGAAGATGACCCGGCATCCAAACAACCTTGTTTTGCAGATATTTGTAAGCACCAACTGCTAAAG GCTCTTTGGCAAATCCCAATTCGAGCGTCTGTCCCAAGCTGCAAACCTAACAGAAACAGCTCCTACTTCTTTTCTGGGAAGTGTTTTTTTAGCCAGGGGGCCGTGACTATGGCGCGACATTCAAAAGTAACAGAAAAAGATCAAACTCGCAGGAATTGTTTGTTTGAACTATAA
- the LOC113722456 gene encoding beta-carotene isomerase D27, chloroplastic-like isoform X5, which translates to MVVLTSFQAVQVHNQAAAIKCGYHPRLRLKNGTVSIRCGIAEPSGEPAPVGQKTKYKDGFFEKAFMTLFARKMEKFAAKSNKDGTPVEKKGWFDYDYESFVDVSKRVIQGRNRTQQQQVVREVLLSMLPPGAPAQFRKLFPPTRWACEFNATITVPFFDWLVGPSEVVEVEVNGVKQRSGVRIKKCRYLENSGCVGMCVNMCKIPTQDFFTDEFGLPLTMTPSSVYIYFEDMSCEMVYGQAPPPFEDDPASKQPCFADICSLANPNSSVCPKLQT; encoded by the exons ATGGTGGTTCTAACAAGTTTTCAAGCAGTCCAAGTCCATAACCAAGCAGCAGCAATTAAGTGTGGTTACCACCCAAGACTACGCCTTAAAAATGGAACTGTTAGCATAAGGTGTGGGATTGCAGAGCCATCAGGAGAGCCAGCACCAGTTGGGCAGAAGACAAAATACAAGGATGGTTTCTTTGAGAAGGCTTTCATGACGCTCTTCGCCCGcaaaatggagaaatttgcTGCCAAATCCAACAAAGATGGGACGCCAGTAGAGAAGAAGGGTTGGTTTGATTATGACTATGAAAGCTTTGTGGACGTCTCTAAGAGAGTGATTCAAGGTAGGAATCGCACGCAACAGCAGCAAGTGGTTCGAGAGGTGCTCTTGTCCATGCTTCCTCCTGGTGCTCCTGCTCag TTCAGGAAGCTTTTTCCACCCACGAGATGGGCCTGTGAATTCAATGCCACTATAACAGTACCCTTCTTCGACTGGCTAGTTGGGCCCTCGGAG GTCGTGGAAGTGGAGGTAAATGGAGTAAAGCAAAGAAGTGGAGTGCGCATAAAGAAATGCAG GTATTTGGAGAACAGCGGGTGCGTAGGAATGTGCGTTAACATGTGCAAAATACCCACACAAGACTTCTTCACCGACGAATTTGGGCTTCCATTAACCATGACCCCAAgtagtgtatatatat ATTTCGAAGATATGAGCTGTGAGATGGTGTACGGGCAGGCTCCACCGCCATTTGAAGATGACCCGGCATCCAAACAACCTTGTTTTGCAGATATTT GCTCTTTGGCAAATCCCAATTCGAGCGTCTGTCCCAAGCTGCAAACCTAA
- the LOC113722455 gene encoding probable lysophospholipase BODYGUARD 1 isoform X1, producing MEVKARSRSALLMTGRFLNHLLSLIMFSVLDLLDFALCYLYKVIDFFVEAERKPCYCSSAKEAITSSGKILVSEQGESKKVVCLTSTKLQLEEISDTLYTRPALLSEVSKSTVNRLTANSGAVIQKPDKNTKRGGGGRGTLRSTFTVNSTIVEMLQGKIGAAHQPPHPPMPRWSDCDCKTCNSWASSCKETLYVKVQGATDNVEEDVIFIHGFISSSAFWTETLFPNFSESAKSKYRFIAVDLLGFGRSPKPTDSLYTLREHVEMIERSVLEPHKVKSFHIVAHSLGCILALALSVKHPASVKSLTLLAPPYFPVPRGVEASQYMMRRVAPRRVWPLMAFGASIACWYEHISRTVCLLICKNHRLWDFLTKLLTRNSILNIFCRIRTYLIEGFCCHTHNAAWHTLHNIICGTAGKMEGYLDVVKNRLKCAVTVIHGRDDEVIPVECSYNVQSRVPRAQVKVVENKDHITIVVGRQKAFARELEEIWKISGL from the exons ATGGAAGTTAAGGCACGGTCTAGATCGGCCCTACTAATGACTGGCAGATTTCTGAACCATTTGCTCAGCTTGATCATGTTCTCTGTTCTAGACCTGCTTGATTTTGCGCTGTGTTACTTGTACAAAGTGATAGATTTTTTCGTGGAGGCAGAACGGAAGCCCTGTTACTGCTCCTCGGCTAAAGAAGCCATCACCAGCAGTGGCAAAATCTTAGTCTCGGAGCAAGGAGAGTCTAAAAAGGTCGTATGCCTGACCTCTACCAAGTTGCAGCTGGAGGAGATCTCCGACACGCTCTACACTCGCCCTGCATTGCTCTCCGAGGTCTCTAAGTCCACCGTCAACCGCCTCACCGCCAACAGCGGCGCCGTCATTCAGAAACCCGACAAGAATACCAAgaggggaggaggaggaagaggaacGCTACGCTCAACGTTCACCGTCAATTCCACCATTGTTGAAATGCTGCAAGGTAAAATCGGGGCGGCCCACCAACCCCCCCATCCTCCCATGCCAAGGTGGTCAGATTGTGATTGTAAAACCTGCAACTCCTGGGCGTCTTCTTGCAAAGAGACCTTATACGTCAAGGTCCAAGGAGCCACAG ATAATGTGGAAGAAGACGTGATATTCATACACGGCTTCATCTCATCTTCAGCATTTTGGACGGAAACATTGTTCCCAAACTTCTCCGAGTCAGCCAAGTCTAAGTATCGATTCATTGCGGTTGATCTGCTTGGTTTTGGAAGGAGCCCTAAGCCAACGGATTCACTCTACACCCTGAGGGAACATGTGGAGATGATTGAGAGGTCGGTTCTGGAGCCACACAAGGTCAAGTCTTTCCACATCGTCGCCCATTCTTTGGGCTGCATCTTGGCTCTGGCACTCTCTGTCAAGCATCCTGCCTCCGTCAAATCCTTAACTCTTCTAGCACCC CCATATTTTCCAGTACCCAGGGGAGTAGAAGCTAGTCAGTACATGATGAGAAGAGTAGCCCCTCGGCGAGTATGGCCACTGATGGCTTTTGGGGCCTCGATTGCTTGTTGGTATGAGCATATTAGCCGAACCGTTTGCCTTCTCATCTGCAAAAACCACCGTCTCTGGGATTTTCTTACCAAATTACTTACCAGAAACAG CATTCTTAATATTTTTTGCAGGATCAGAACATATTTGATTGAGGGATTTTGCTGCCACACACACAATGCTGCGTGGCACACGCTGCACAATATTATTTGCGGGACTGCAGGGAAAATGGAAGGATATTTGGATGTGGTGAAGAACCGGCTGAAATGCGCGGTGACCGTAATTCACGGTCGAGATGATGAAGTCATCCCAGTTGAATGCAGCTACAATGTTCAATCCAGAGTGCCTCGAGCCCAAGTCAAAGTTGTAGAAAACAAAGATCACATCACCATTGTTGTTGGAAGGCAGAAAGCCTTTGCTCGAGAACTCGAGGAGATTTGGAAAATTTCAGGCCTTTAA
- the LOC113722456 gene encoding beta-carotene isomerase D27, chloroplastic-like isoform X4 — protein MVVLTSFQAVQVHNQAAAIKCGYHPRLRLKNGTVSIRCGIAEPSGEPAPVGQKTKYKDGFFEKAFMTLFARKMEKFAAKSNKDGTPVEKKGWFDYDYESFVDVSKRVIQGRNRTQQQQVVREVLLSMLPPGAPAQVVEVEVNGVKQRSGVRIKKCRYLENSGCVGMCVNMCKIPTQDFFTDEFGLPLTMTPNFEDMSCEMVYGQAPPPFEDDPASKQPCFADICKHQLLKALWQIPIRASVPSCKPNRNSSYFFSGKCFFSQGAVTMARHSKVTEKDQTRRNCLFEL, from the exons ATGGTGGTTCTAACAAGTTTTCAAGCAGTCCAAGTCCATAACCAAGCAGCAGCAATTAAGTGTGGTTACCACCCAAGACTACGCCTTAAAAATGGAACTGTTAGCATAAGGTGTGGGATTGCAGAGCCATCAGGAGAGCCAGCACCAGTTGGGCAGAAGACAAAATACAAGGATGGTTTCTTTGAGAAGGCTTTCATGACGCTCTTCGCCCGcaaaatggagaaatttgcTGCCAAATCCAACAAAGATGGGACGCCAGTAGAGAAGAAGGGTTGGTTTGATTATGACTATGAAAGCTTTGTGGACGTCTCTAAGAGAGTGATTCAAGGTAGGAATCGCACGCAACAGCAGCAAGTGGTTCGAGAGGTGCTCTTGTCCATGCTTCCTCCTGGTGCTCCTGCTCag GTCGTGGAAGTGGAGGTAAATGGAGTAAAGCAAAGAAGTGGAGTGCGCATAAAGAAATGCAG GTATTTGGAGAACAGCGGGTGCGTAGGAATGTGCGTTAACATGTGCAAAATACCCACACAAGACTTCTTCACCGACGAATTTGGGCTTCCATTAACCATGACCCCAA ATTTCGAAGATATGAGCTGTGAGATGGTGTACGGGCAGGCTCCACCGCCATTTGAAGATGACCCGGCATCCAAACAACCTTGTTTTGCAGATATTTGTAAGCACCAACTGCTAAAG GCTCTTTGGCAAATCCCAATTCGAGCGTCTGTCCCAAGCTGCAAACCTAACAGAAACAGCTCCTACTTCTTTTCTGGGAAGTGTTTTTTTAGCCAGGGGGCCGTGACTATGGCGCGACATTCAAAAGTAACAGAAAAAGATCAAACTCGCAGGAATTGTTTGTTTGAACTATAA